One segment of Nomascus leucogenys isolate Asia chromosome 20, Asia_NLE_v1, whole genome shotgun sequence DNA contains the following:
- the LOC100591930 gene encoding cytochrome c oxidase subunit 7B2, mitochondrial produces the protein MMFPLARNALSGLKIRSILQSMARQSHVKHSPDFHDKYGNAVLASGTAFCVATWVFTATQTGIEWNLSPVGRVTPKEWKHQ, from the coding sequence ATGATGTTTCCCTTGGCCAGAAATGCACTAAGCGGTCTCAAGATTCGAAGCATTCTGCAAAGTATGGCAAGACAGAGCCATGTAAAACACTCACCAGATTTTCATGATAAATATGGTAATGCTGTGCTAGCCAGTGGAACCGCTTTCTGTGTTGCTACATGGGTGTTTACAGCCACTCAgactggaatagaatggaaccTATCCCCTGTTGGCAGAGTTACTCCAAAGGAGTGGAAACATCAGTAA